In Colletotrichum destructivum chromosome 8, complete sequence, the following proteins share a genomic window:
- a CDS encoding Putative palmitoyltransferase, DHHC domain, palmitoyltransferase PFA4: MAGLNDSPSPFLKRLAVPGVCLLIAFLAYTSQLLFHLAGDSFAPGRLSRLETYIFNALLLCLWYTYYKSCTVDPGRYVFRDSIIEVPEPDEYGLVRRWCKKCAAPKPPRAHHCRHCARCIPRMDHHCPWTANCVSLTTFPHFLRFLLFTNLSLWYLARLLYVRFAAIWENRLLPSYLGPSLPVLVHLTVLSLVCFFTCFALGILLFSTLRSWVLNETMIEGWELDRHAAVCDRRDRLDGSAGEFWTITGPDGKKMRFGKIEFPYDVGIYANLSQAMGTSNPLLWLFPLAGNPDTNKDGRGVGWEWPENGLNHKEGMWPPPDPDKARHSRQGGWPAARDPESVRVPRYGSKEEELGAFKTRQEADLRRWQGQRSRLMTELEEVDGYDLMDDESDDDNGGYEQGADGEPGWTNTDGERLQDFGVDEDEDMTDEADDDVPLAELLRRRKILQRDGEE; the protein is encoded by the exons ATGGCCGGCCTTAACgactccccctcccccttcctcaaACGCCTCGCCGTGCCCGGCGTGTGCCTGCTGatcgccttcctcgcctaCACCTCTCAGCTCCTCTTccacctcgccggcgactcCTTCGCCCCCGGCCGCCTCTCCCGCTTGGAGACCTACATCTTCAACGCCTTGCTTCTCTGCCTCTGGTATACCTACTACAAGTCCTGCACCGTCGACCCGGGCCGCTATGTCTTCCGCGACTCTATAATCGAGGTCCCGGAGCCCGACGAGTACGGCCTCGTGCGCCGCTGGTGCAAGAAGTGCGCCGCCCCGAAGCCCCCGCGCGCCCACCACTGCCGGCACTGCGCACGCTGCATACCAC GTATGGACCACCACTGCCCTTGGACCGCAAACTGCGTCTCCCTCACCACCTTTCCGCACTTcctccgcttcctcctcttcacgAACCTCTCCCTCTGGTACCTCGCCCGCCTGCTCTATGTCcgcttcgccgccatctggGAAAACCGCCTGCTCCCATCATACCTaggcccctccctccctgtcCTCGTACACCTGACGGTCCTCTCCCTCGTATGCTTCTTCACCTgcttcgccctcggcatcctcctcttctctaCCCTCCGCAGCTGGGTCCTCAACGAGACTATGATCGAGGGCTGGGAGCTCGAccgccacgccgccgtctgcgACCGCCGCGACCGCCTGGACGGGTCCGCGGGGGAGTTCTGGACCATCACGGGCCCCGACGGAAAGAAGATGCGCTTCGGCAAAATCGAGTTCCCGTATGACGTCGGCATCTACGCGAACCTCTCGCAGGCCATGGGCACCTCGAACCCGCTGCTGTGGCTGTTCCCCTTGGCAGGCAACCCGGACACAAACAAGGATGGGAGGGGCGTGGGCTGGGAGTGGCCGGAGAACGGGTTGAACCACAAGGAGGGCatgtggccgccgccggacccTGACAAAGCGCGTCACTCTCGGCAGGGCGGCTGGCCTGCGGCACGAGACCCCGAGAGCGTACGGGTACCGCGGTATGGAAGTAAAGAAGAGGAGCTTGGGGCGTTCAAGACGCGTCAGGAGGCGGACTTGCGGCGGTGGCAGGGTCAGCGGTCACGGCTGATGACCGagttggaggaggtggaCGGCTATGACCTCATGGACGATGAatccgacgacgacaacggcgggTATGAGCAGGGCGCGGACGGAGAACCCGGGTGGACAAACACCGACGGTGAGCGTTTA